The sequence CGTTGTATCTTGCAAGTTCGGAAAGTTTTGGAATATCCGTACTTAAAGAACCGAACCCGGGACCCAATTATGAGAAATTAATGAGAGCATACTCCACGTTTAAAGAGATGGGACTTCCTACAAAATTTGAATGTCTTGAAGACGAAGAAGGCAGAGTATCCCAGGTGGGAAAATTCCTTAATCCAAAAAAGCTAATGAAGTTGACCAACATTCAGTTGGTGCAGTATGCTTATGGCTTGTCAAATATGTACAAGGGACTCATTGTCAATCTCATGTTCAGCTCTCGTGAGCATAAGGAGAGTCGAGAGTTCTTCTCTGAAATAGATGCAGAAGATACATTGAGAATATTAGAGATCGAACTCAACTTCTTTTATGATCTAATCCATACCAAGGTGGCGGTGGCAACCTCCAAGGTAGGAATTTTATCTCAGTGTACATCCATCGGGTTAGTTGTGGCAGCCTTGTCACTTTTCTACAAAGAAGAGAAACGAGGTTTCCAGAGGATCGATGTTAAAGTGAGCTATACCTTGTTCTTTGGTGTTTTAGGCCTGAATATGGTAACTCTCCTCCTATGGGTGTTCTCTGATTGGGCTATTGCTACTCTAACAAAGTCTCAGAAAAATTCCCTCCTGTCCAAAATCTTCGACAAGTTCCTTGATCTTAAGAAGCCAAGGTGGAAGCAAAGTGCTGATGTCTCCAAGTCCAAGAAATTAGAGTGGGAAACACTAAGATATAGAAGGTGGTCTGAAAAACTCTCACAATTCAACTTCATAAAGTATTGCTGGAAACAAAGGTCAAAAGGGATGTATGAAGCAGAAAGCAACAATAATATCACAAGCATACTCAAATATTTGCACATTAAGGATTTTATAGATCAtaagaaaaatgacatttttctgATGATATCTGTGTCCTCTAAGCCATTAACTAAGATCCTATGGGAATTTATCTTCAAAGAGCTAAAAGGAAAATCTAGAGATGCAGAAGATCCAGAAGAAGCCAAGAGAATAATCTCAGCTAGAGGTGAATGGGTTCTGGAGAATGTTGACTTCCCCAATGGCTTCAATTGCAGTGAATTAATGCCTTATGTCAAGGATGTTGCTTATGATGAAAGCCTTCTATTGTGGCACATTGCTACTGAACTCTGCTATAACCCCGATCCACTTGGTGACAGGCATTCGGATTGTAAGTCTTGTGACTATTGTAATGATCGTGAGTTGAGTAATTGCCTCTCAGATTACATGATATATCTTTTATATCAGCAGCCAAGTTTGATGTCTGAAGTGTCAGGCATTGCGAAACAAAGGTTCACTGATACCTGGGCGGAAGCGCAAAGATTCTTTAGCCAACGACAACGTGAACtgaaaaaacaagaagaacCCTTTGAAAGTATTCTTAACGTGGAAACAGAACTCAAACCTGTTCAAGTGAAGGGAAATCGATCCAAGTCTGTACTGTTTGATGCAAGCATGTTAGCAAAAGAGATGAACAAATTGGACACTGAGAAATGGAAGGTAACGAGCAAAGTGTGGGTGGAATTGATGTCTTATGCTGCTAGTCGTAGCAGAGGAAATGCCCATATCCAACAACTAAGTAAAGGTGGTGAGCTTCTTACTTTTGTTTGGCTATTGATGGCTCAGTTTGGCTTGAGAGAGGCTTGGGTTGAGAACCGTTTCAGAGCAAAGCTGATTGTTGGTAAATGACTCAATTAGTATATccagtgtaagtgcacaaatgcacctggccccaagaacagttatgggcccaggcccaatgagccttaaacaatatgaatttgtagagtgtgggcttgaaacccaggttaggaGTATATGGGgattaaataacaaaataaggattgcaagtacttggaaacaacaaggaatatcgcaaattggcctcctcggacgtaagccaagggctgttcttatattatatctttctccttctctcttttcttttcttagatTACAAAAAGTCTCCCTCTTTCTATTccaggttcctccttaaatactcctcttttgaacactttgtacacgtgttgccccacctcccccttagcctagatatttcccttcttagtgcctttgaatagtaaccagaagtttctcttctactgttcaggtgtcacttccccataaatgcggccagggtggtaggtgcagggtctttaatgtggaggtaacagcctttatctttgacatttcttcaacattggtacttctggggcgttctagggtttcccccttttaaccattggccttaaccacgtcatcccctaatctttactatgaaatcccgagttcttcggtgttcatccgaggataaggtcaccctcggctggatcctcggacctcggcgtatgggccgacccataatactaacaatttctaaacccaggatcaggtcggccttccttaacacggcccaaaaggcccacgttcccatcaggatctttttgccccacacaatagcccctcaaaactctaattttcaacgtccgaggagaaaaatagggttttgatccgacgagaacctactctaCTCACTTTACGAATagtggcacgtgtggaaatcgtttcgcgtcccagaatatgccatttggcggttttattttgaacaacgcgcgtatttattactgccagttacattttgtccctcacgttcaacggtgagatggacatccaacggccctcatcactccacgaaattttgggcgggacaaatataatttcgaggccgccttttcgcacgtcgtgacgcttcgggaacctgcgccttcatttaattcctcagggggtaatcccatcaagacatcagccatcataccttacttgcagaaaaccgtggaaatttgcactccttcaaccttgtaagttcttgctcctattcttaacctttttctccctgatatttgtcctcggctatcaccACAAACATTATCCCTCttagagtttagtctatcgttcctctgtaatgggaaaattcaagtgtctagttgataccgccgctgggatggaaggctttagagccaaataccgtattcccagcgacgtagggttagaatattGCCCGGCGACAGCCGTGGCAGGTTCTaagaaggagggagaggttatcattcctatgatagcctttatagagggtggaaTGACCCTTCctatgaaacctgtaactagggagtaccttcgcaaccatcggttgtgtcccgatcaatgcctcccaaacgtttttagagtgttgggtagtgtagatgctctaaacgaacagatgggtttaaacctcacatggcacgatgtcgtgttcctatatgagtcccataaactttctaaggtaggttattatattaagtctcggtccagcaccgttaggctaatctcctgtctgcccaagtcaaacaaaggcatgaaggacgactacttgatcgtgtctgggaactggcacgacggcctccactgcccagttcagtggggggatccaggtgcgatgccgtaggattaatctccccataacacaacttcttctaacacacacagaaatacgtattcgtacttacttaaatttgttaaacatttgtgtgaatctgaccaagtttgtttgttttgacgtttttttgcagataaacagcacgtgcgtcctcgcctgagtcactgtaacatcgcag comes from Castanea sativa cultivar Marrone di Chiusa Pesio chromosome 3, ASM4071231v1 and encodes:
- the LOC142628492 gene encoding uncharacterized protein LOC142628492, yielding MDDDTGLLLVLWAPFLLLLVGGQDRITSFAVQDNELWLRHLIWLIFQLSTTGFVFIQTIHQNRLWIPTLLLLLAGTIKYAERTVALYLASSESFGISVLKEPNPGPNYEKLMRAYSTFKEMGLPTKFECLEDEEGRVSQVGKFLNPKKLMKLTNIQLVQYAYGLSNMYKGLIVNLMFSSREHKESREFFSEIDAEDTLRILEIELNFFYDLIHTKVAVATSKVGILSQCTSIGLVVAALSLFYKEEKRGFQRIDVKVSYTLFFGVLGLNMVTLLLWVFSDWAIATLTKSQKNSLLSKIFDKFLDLKKPRWKQSADVSKSKKLEWETLRYRRWSEKLSQFNFIKYCWKQRSKGMYEAESNNNITSILKYLHIKDFIDHKKNDIFLMISVSSKPLTKILWEFIFKELKGKSRDAEDPEEAKRIISARGEWVLENVDFPNGFNCSELMPYVKDVAYDESLLLWHIATELCYNPDPLGDRHSDCKSCDYCNDRELSNCLSDYMIYLLYQQPSLMSEVSGIAKQRFTDTWAEAQRFFSQRQRELKKQEEPFESILNVETELKPVQVKGNRSKSVLFDASMLAKEMNKLDTEKWKVTSKVWVELMSYAASRSRGNAHIQQLSKGGELLTFVWLLMAQFGLREAWVENRFRAKLIVGK